A window of Gossypium hirsutum isolate 1008001.06 chromosome D13, Gossypium_hirsutum_v2.1, whole genome shotgun sequence genomic DNA:
GTCCAGTTGTGTATATTTGATTTTCCTTCAACTGCAATGCTGCAATATCCTCCTTGCTGCTAGAGCTCCCAGAAGTCACCGATGGAAGAGGTAAATTGAAACCAATAGGCGGAGAAGTCAATGGACCATAACCAGATGGAATTGCAAGGTGAGCAGGGTTTCCTGCATTAGTTCCAGGCTTGAACTGTGGGAGAGGGAATTTGACCCCAGGTGGAGTTACTCCGGGTGGCATGTATACATTGCCAGTTGAAGGTTGCTGAGGCAGCCCAGTGGGGTTTAAAAATTGATGCATTGGATGCATATAAAAGGGTGAAAGATAGTGAGGATATGGAAAGTAATTAGGTGGAAATGGCTGCCGGAAAAGATGGACTGCTTGTGGGGCTGCAGCAACAGAGCTCTGAATAGGTGGAGTTGAACTGCCAGATGGAGCTGGAGGATTACCACTCTACAGATTCGACAACTAAAGTGTAAGGAGCATGtaattataacataatataaacaTACTGTCATTTGATATCACTATGACAAAGAAAAAAAGATAGTTTTAAGTTTCTGAAGTTCATGGGAGCGTATGATAGCTGATACTTTTTCTCATCATATTCCACACTACAAGTGCCAATTAAATCTTGTTTTAGAAGCATACTATAGCAATCTGAGGAGATGCAAGGGAGTGCTACAaccaatcaaataaaaaaatgactATCATGAGTAAGTAGCAAATCTTACAATGAAGTTTGTAAGACGAGATACATCATGGGGTCGAGCCTCAGGTCCATCAAACTGTGGAACATTAGTCGTGGATGCTGGCAAGAAACCAAGTCTGTAGCATGGCACATTTGGAATGGTGCTCTGATTACTATCTGGATGTAGATGCATTTCATGATTGGACTGATCAACTTTCAAGTTGGTATCAGATGAAACATTGCCATCTGATTCAGTCACTTTCTCCAACTCACGAGGAGCTTCTTGTTGATCAGCATTGCCCCCTTCACCAGCCGGTAATATACCTTGACTTCTGCAGAAATCATAAAGGCTCAATAAGATCTAAAAGATAGAAACAAATTAGACAAACTACGAATACTGTTTAAAGACCCCAATACTCTAGCatcgtgtgtgtgtgtgtgtgtgtcaaCAGCAAATTAGGTGCATTTATACTACAGATATTCATCCAACATGATTTTCCACGGTAATCCACCAGAAGCTGCAACAGAACTATTTTCTTCTTGATGTAAAAGTGTTGAATGGCAAAACATCAGGTCACTATTATCCGTCACTCCATGGCTTATGTAATTGCTTTAATCAACTAAAGAAGAAATTAGAACTCAGAAACTACCAATGCCTCAAAACTAATTTTTGAGATGAATAGAAGGATTTTTATAACATTCAGGCAGAGGGAAAATAAAACATCAAACCAGTATTGATGCAATCTAAGCACTAGAACCATTACATTGCCTAAAGCACAAGGCATAGAAAAGAACATgcctatggccgaatatgtatttgTCTTTCTACGTCTGTGTATGCACATAAAATAAGGTTAAGATATATATCTAAAATGATAAACTCTAAAGAGCGATCCAGTTTATCTTATAAAGCATGcaaaattttatgtttcttttcTTGGTTAACAGGTTTAACCTTAGGTCTGGTTTTTTTTCCttgtaaataataaattaaagagaACTCCAATCGGGAGGGATTTTGCATCTAGCGCCTTACAAAAGAGTGTGCTCTTGATCAATTGTGCCTTGCTTGAAAAACAGCCTAAGGCACTTTTGTTGTCTGTCACTAAGGCACAGCAACTGGCCGCATGCCTTAATAACGCTGCATTGAACAAAATATAAGTTCTAATAAATGTAGAAACTAAAGCCCACCAACCTAGAAGATGGCTCTCCAACAGTTTCATCAACACCCTGAGAAGTTTCAACAGGCCTAGCAGTGTTAATCTCCAAATCAGTGAGATTATTATGTTTTGATACTTGTCCAAAACTAGCATCAAAGCTTCCAAAAGTTAAGCCATTTTTTAACGCTTCAGAAACTTGGAAGTGGGTAGGAAAAATAACATGTTGACCATTGTGAACATTTGAATCAGCAAGCAATTGAGGATTGGCTTTATCAGTGACAGCTGCAACCTCAGATGTGACTACTGTTTCAAAAACAAGAACCAAGTTTATCACCAatagaaagagagaaagagaacaCCAAAAAGTGCACAAGGCAATTTTTATATCAATATCTAGGCAAAAGCAGCGAGCACAATAAAACAATAAATCAATGAATTAGCAACATTAACGCCTAGTAAGAACTTATTGCCgttcattaaaaaaaagaaaagcaattcGAAGAAAGGCAGTTCAAAAAGCAACAATGATGGCAAGACCTAGAAACAACTTGCAATACAAGGAAAACTGCAAAGATTTGTGCAGAATTTTCAAACAGGATCTTTATGGCAGGGAAATGGAACAGCAAAGCCATAGAATCAAACACCATACCAACCCACTGCCAAAGAGAAAAGGAGTAATTATAGAGGCCTCCCATGAATGCAATATTGTACATTATAAGGAGATAAGAAAGACCTTTAAAACTGCAATATTGAACATTATAAGGAGATAAGAAAGAcctttaaaactaaataaagaTAATATGAACTACCATAGACCACTATATTTTATGGTATCATGGAACAAACAGAAGAGGTGATACCTTGCTCTACAGGCATGGACTGCTTAACCTGTTCAGCAACCTCGGATTTGCTGGGCTCCTCCTCTCCATGCATTGAGATTGAAACCTCAGACACCATTTTCTCAGTCTTAGATATGTCCATATCCCAAGGAACTTGTTTGTTTCCTTGAATTCGATTTAATTCAGCAGCTTCTTGTTGGAGTCCAACTTCACTTTGTATTGTATCCACAGCAACAGAATCCCGTGACACTATTGGTGAGGTGGCAGAAGTTGATGAGGTACTCAAATTTGATGCAGACTTCTCTTGACCTTTGATCAGAGAGCCAAAGGACTGAGCAGGAATTGGGGCAGGAGGTTCTCTAACAGCTGTTTGAGCTGAAATAGTTTTTGGCTTGTTTACAGGTAAGCTGTCTTTAGTTTCACTAATAATACAGTCGATGGATGATTGAGGTCCACGTCCATGACTGGAGATCCcatttggtaaaattgtactaCCATTGGATATAGCAGTTGATGTTCTGTAAAAGAACCAAAATAAGGTAAGATATAAATGTACTCTctagaattaaaattaacaagTACATAGAAGTCTTGTTTAGATACAACAAAATTATGCCAATATGCATATTTACTTTTTCATTTGCAGTGCTGCATTATTTTTCACTTTCTGAGATGCTGGCGAAGGCATAGAACCTCTATCAGCGGTACGATTAACCCCATTCTCCCTTCTAGCAAATGCATTCTTTCCACCTCCAGCATCTTAAGAGAACAAGACTAGTTACATTAGCAacttacaaataaaaaatatgtcaGGTCCATACAGTGATGCATAAACATAAGGGGAGAAGGAATACCTTTGCCAGATAATGTATAATAGTTCCCTCGACTGCCACAGCCTCCTCGTCCTTGTGTACCAGCTGTCTGCATAAAAGAATAATTCAGTTATAATTCAGAATTCACCAAGCTAAGTAAAGCAATTTTCAACCCCAAAAAATGCAACCATCTAAATGGCATTCTAGCATGTAGTACTCTTGAAACATTACAACAGTTTggcattttttatttcttatttttcagTAAGGAAACAAGTAAAAGACCTATGTCGTGTAAAACCAACAGAAATAATGGTAAAAGAAATTCTAACTGCAAGGTAAAAGCACAGAAGACCAAAATAAAGAAATGCCTTATTTTCACCcattgaaaagaaaagaacacTTGCCTCCTTTTTCTTATCGCGTTTCCGTTTCACATCATGGAATGTATCTGCCAACAAAACAACAGGACGGAAATAAGATCAAAACTGTGAATTATAGAATATTGATATGTTAGTTTGAATaagattatcaaattattaagatggtacaattataaaattaattattaaaacctCTAATCAACtaaggaaaaaaattgaataaaaaggcaGATTCTGTAGctgataaatcaaaataaaagacgcatgttttttttttttggtaataagACGCgatgttaataaatatattgaatttttttaatctaaCCCCATTTCCCAGAACCAAACAACATCCTTCCTCAATGAAACATACCCAAGATACCATTTTCCATTtgcaaaatcacaaaaaaaagccaatcccacctctcaaaatcccaACTCTCTTCACCGTTCCAACCGAAAAACACGAAATCAACAACTCGAAAAAAATGCGCAATTCATTTTCCATTAGCAAATATATAAGAAAGCATGAAAATGCGACCTCCCAAAAATCCCAACTTTCTTGAgcttttcaaaacaaaaatccACACATAAACAATAGATCATGAACCCAGCAAACAAATAGGAACCGAGAAACCCTAAGAGGGGCATCGAAAAACACTAAGAGAAGAGATAAACAAGtccagaaaaaaaaatttaaatattaatgacTTTACCCATATAAAGAAGCTTTTGGGCAGTTTCATTGGGATCCATAGAGCACTCTTTGAGGATTACATAGATTTCTTCATCGCTGTGTTGTTTCCCTGTGATCTCCCTTATGCTTAGGATCGTTTTCTTTGCATTGTCAGGGATCGAAACCCTTGACCCTTCAGCGCCACCTCCACCGCCTCCGCCGCCACCTTTGCTGCTCATGGTagcaaagaaagaaaaatagaaagagaagaaaaaagggaaggaaGAAGCAAAGAAACAAGGAGAGAATTGAATGTcttatgtatttatatttattatttataataactaGGGCATTTATACAAGAAGAaaactattttgtatttttctttgcccttttcttcttttttacaaTTGATAATGGTTGTCCTTTTATTGCAACAAGTTGGGTTTAAATATATTACCATCTTTTTAAACTagtatgtatttttaatattCTAGAGCTAGTCATAAGCCACATACTCAATTGGCATGTAATACCATTTCTAAAGAATATCCACTTGATGCAAATATTAAAAAGCATATATATTAAAATCACATTTCTTATTTAAGAATGGAGGATAGGTAACACAGTTCAAATTTGTATCAAATGAACAATTAAGtcaaaacaaaaaccaaatttCTATTCCaagtaaaaagataaaaaatattctaaaaattatatttgttgctttataaaaatattaaaattttcacaattaaattgaaactttaaatattagtatatatattatataaattagaaATCATATCACACATGTATGTGTGGAAAAATtgcaaatttagaacacaaatatctgtataaaaataacatacaataaataatgaaatgtatggtttgaaactaaataataataaagtatgaaatatctatattattaaaataaaaaaaaataaattaaattgttcaaatccCACCATATGTGCATTTTCATTagatttttaaaagtaaaaaaatttaaaagaacctcgaataattttacttattttaattgcAAAAGTCATTCCTGTAGCTTTCTAACAGAGCGAGTGACCCGATTGAAAGTCATATTGATACAAACAggaacttaaataatagtataaatatataaatagagGTAATAAAgtgtatataataaaaaatgtataaaatatcaaaataaagctttatttgaattttaaattaaaaattttactaatgcAATTGATGTGAGTTCAAATTCTAtaatatgcattttttttattttttaaagttaaaagattaaaatgctctcaaataatattacttatttgaATTAAAGAAAGACATTCTCGTAACTTCTTAACTGAGTTAATGATCCAATTGAAGATGACACCAACtcgataagaaattttattaagaatatttttaaacactataaatataatacaaatacgcaaattcttcttctttttaaatacacattctttttctttctttcttttttgttttttttaacaaaaatacacGCTTCTTTGGACAAAGGACTAAAAAATGGGGAAACGAGAACAAACCTGACAATTGTTATTTGCAATTAAggtttttacttattatttaataaaaaattttctttttttactaaTAACTACTAAAATAATTTCCTTTTTgcagtattttttttttaaattttatcattttcacaCACCCGGTGTGCCACTTCTATTTACTAGTAGTATGACTAAGGGCTCCTTTGGATTGAGGCAGTGAGACAGTGAGGCACGTTTGAAAGGAAAATATGGTGCCAAACTCACTGCATTTGTGTTTGGTTGAGGGTGTCAGTGCAGTGAGGTTGCTTTTCAACCACACTGATCAGCTGATTTTCAGCTGGAGCAAATAGCAGCAGTTAGAGGCTTACTGAGCAGTTGGCATTATAACAGACAAAAATAgccttacttttatttattattttaccattttatccttaaaaattaagttaatttcaTTCCCAAAATGCAAAAAACCCTGCTCTTCAATTGACAGTAACAAAACTCTACCGTAACAGCAGAGCAGACTCTCAAAGAAGCTATATTTTTCTACTCATCCTATCAATCTTGTTCTCAACTTTGATCTGGTAAGTGAAAACCCTTCTTTTTCTActctatatatgtgtttgaattgtatgaAAGTAGTTTCTGTTTTTCCTTTAAACACAAATCCATATGTTCTTTCTCCATTATTTTTTACCTCTACTTGCCGTTGAAGAGATTgaacataattgatgatttcattcaGCATACCAGCTTTGTCTGTGATTTTGTTACATCCTGGTACTAAATCTTGCAGATACTTCATTCTTTCACTGATTTTCTCCCTTCTAACCTATATAAatcaacataattaaaacattattatctAATGAAAGAAAcctgataaaataaaaaaacaaatcagtAATAATACCATCCATATTCATGTCTCCAGCAATGCTGTATTCATGTCTCAAACCCTCAAAAACTAAAACtatcaaaaacaaaacaaagcacAACTAAACAAACGAAACAACAAAAGCTTGTAGTAATATGAACAAGTTTAGCAGGTTTGCTATATGACTTCATGCCTAACACAAGTTACACATAACTATAAATATCACAGAACACAATTAGACCCACCTTAAGCAGCAAAAGCTTAAACTAACTACACGCTTTAGTTTTCTATTGTAGAAGAAGAAACCATCTGAAAATATAACTCCACAACAGTTACTGAACAATTATGGCCCAATGATTACTCAGTAAAGTATTAATATAATACACACTTACATTGATCATTTCTCCAGAAAGGGATCTGCATCAGAGTGAGGATTATAACTATAAATTTCGCACTCCGAGAGTTTCACAACCTGCATAACCGGGTATTTAAAATTGCCAGCTGCTGAGACTTGCATTTAGTCATTTCGAACTTACACTCACCTAATTTAGATTTAGTATGACACTTTATCTTCAAGTGTTAAATATTTTATCTTCTACTCATACTGCTTCTGGTGCTTCAAAACCTTTTCAGAGTTCTGCAATGCCTTTTTACACAAGGCATTGCAATTAGTATTATCACCGTTGCCTGGACCAATTGTCAAGAACCAACAGTTTGCAATTAGTATTATCGCAGTTGCCTAGACCACAAATTTCTATATTACAGCAATTGTTATATTATAAAAACAGTAGCCTAGATTCAAACAATTCAGATACTTCTTTAAATCATCCAATAGATAATCACATTGGACAGACATGTAAAACAACAGAACAGAAAATACAGTggcaaaagggaaaaaaataccCATAACTAATATTAGGTGGTAGAGATATCTTTTCAATAGTCATCTGCTGCTTCAACCTTTCTTGAGCTTCATATTCCTGATATATGGCATCAAATATTATATACAGCAAAGCAAGATTCAAGAAGTCACTTAATATGACAGACTGAGGTAACAAAGATATACTGAAACTTAGGATACCATATACATATGCAGAAAAAGAAATATAACTTGCCTTCACATCAAAAGCAAACTTCTTTTGCCCAAAGTTGACATGAACCCTgcacattttcaaataaaaactcATGAGAACAACTTGAAATCATTACCACTTTAACCATAACAACTTGCATAGTGATGAAACTGTGTAATAAATATCAAAGCAAGTAGTAAGGAAAAATCTAAGTAGATAAGATATGTCATAATTGCGTTTTAGGTGTGTTTAACAACCAAGGCACCAATCACCCAGCTTAAAATTTTACTTCACTAGCTTAGAGTTGTATAAACTGCCTTTTGAACTGTCACTACCATGAAATAAGCTTTAACAACCTCAAGCAATTTTTAGCTTACTTTACTGCTCAAAGTAATTTTACAAGGCCAGACAATATGTTGGAAAATGCCAGAAACAAGGGTGTCATAACTAACACACTGCACGCTCATTATAGAGAAACCCCAATGTAGCAATTAAATGCAACTAAAGAGTAAGGAATGTAAAGATTTAACACTTGATGAACATGCAAATTTTAGACTAAAATCATTAAGTTATATTCATAACCAGAAGACCTGAACCATTTAGTACTAAATCAATGTCAACAGCAGCTCAGTAAACCATCACAATTACATTATCGAAATCCAATTCTAAAATAAAGAGTGGAAGTAAAAACTACAAAGAACCTGAGGAAGATTGCCCTTCTAGTACCCTTTAATTCCATCATCCTTCCCAATCGATACAAGCGCCAGCAATTTACTCCCAAATAGTCACcaacatttaaaatacaatccaatAAAACTACTTTAATCAGCGGAATTTCTTAAAGAATAATATTACCAATTCCAGTAAAGATAGAACATGCAGAAATATAACCAAAGATACCtgagaaatagaaaaatgaacCCAAAAAAATTTGCTGCTAACAAGTTATGAGGAGGAATTAGTTTCCCAGAAGTCGAAAAAAAGTCATGTTTAATAGCCAATTTATGCAAAAAGTTTGCAAAGAAAATCCTGAGACACCA
This region includes:
- the LOC107919926 gene encoding GBF-interacting protein 1-like isoform X1; the encoded protein is MSSKGGGGGGGGGAEGSRVSIPDNAKKTILSIREITGKQHSDEEIYVILKECSMDPNETAQKLLYMDTFHDVKRKRDKKKETAGTQGRGGCGSRGNYYTLSGKDAGGGKNAFARRENGVNRTADRGSMPSPASQKVKNNAALQMKKTSTAISNGSTILPNGISSHGRGPQSSIDCIISETKDSLPVNKPKTISAQTAVREPPAPIPAQSFGSLIKGQEKSASNLSTSSTSATSPIVSRDSVAVDTIQSEVGLQQEAAELNRIQGNKQVPWDMDISKTEKMVSEVSISMHGEEEPSKSEVAEQVKQSMPVEQVVTSEVAAVTDKANPQLLADSNVHNGQHVIFPTHFQVSEALKNGLTFGSFDASFGQVSKHNNLTDLEINTARPVETSQGVDETVGEPSSRSQGILPAGEGGNADQQEAPRELEKVTESDGNVSSDTNLKVDQSNHEMHLHPDSNQSTIPNVPCYRLGFLPASTTNVPQFDGPEARPHDVSRLTNFISGNPPAPSGSSTPPIQSSVAAAPQAVHLFRQPFPPNYFPYPHYLSPFYMHPMHQFLNPTGLPQQPSTGNVYMPPGVTPPGVKFPLPQFKPGTNAGNPAHLAIPSGYGPLTSPPIGFNLPLPSVTSGSSSSKEDIAALQLKENQIYTTGPLNESSALWMPAPGQDLSNLQVNSLYNLSLHGPQLPFSPAQAGHGAFAGLYQSPPQTMAAPSNVNTLLQQSQSTAAAVGSVGPPPGTYQQPQLAQENWKTNY
- the LOC107919926 gene encoding GBF-interacting protein 1-like isoform X2, giving the protein MSSKGGGGGGGGGAEGSRVSIPDNAKKTILSIREITGKQHSDEEIYVILKECSMDPNETAQKLLYMDTFHDVKRKRDKKKETAGTQGRGGCGSRGNYYTLSGKDAGGGKNAFARRENGVNRTADRGSMPSPASQKVKNNAALQMKKTSTAISNGSTILPNGISSHGRGPQSSIDCIISETKDSLPVNKPKTISAQTAVREPPAPIPAQSFGSLIKGQEKSASNLSTSSTSATSPIVSRDSVAVDTIQSEVGLQQEAAELNRIQGNKQVPWDMDISKTEKMVSEVSISMHGEEEPSKSEVAEQVKQSMPVEQVTSEVAAVTDKANPQLLADSNVHNGQHVIFPTHFQVSEALKNGLTFGSFDASFGQVSKHNNLTDLEINTARPVETSQGVDETVGEPSSRSQGILPAGEGGNADQQEAPRELEKVTESDGNVSSDTNLKVDQSNHEMHLHPDSNQSTIPNVPCYRLGFLPASTTNVPQFDGPEARPHDVSRLTNFISGNPPAPSGSSTPPIQSSVAAAPQAVHLFRQPFPPNYFPYPHYLSPFYMHPMHQFLNPTGLPQQPSTGNVYMPPGVTPPGVKFPLPQFKPGTNAGNPAHLAIPSGYGPLTSPPIGFNLPLPSVTSGSSSSKEDIAALQLKENQIYTTGPLNESSALWMPAPGQDLSNLQVNSLYNLSLHGPQLPFSPAQAGHGAFAGLYQSPPQTMAAPSNVNTLLQQSQSTAAAVGSVGPPPGTYQQPQLAQENWKTNY
- the LOC107920732 gene encoding uncharacterized protein isoform X1, producing the protein MEASGLENRFSRSPTVEKANVLLDCILNVGDYLGVNCWRLYRLGRMMELKGTRRAIFLRVHVNFGQKKFAFDVKEYEAQERLKQQMTIEKISLPPNISYGLEGRKSVKE
- the LOC107920732 gene encoding ran-binding protein M homolog isoform X2; the encoded protein is MFYLYWNWRLYRLGRMMELKGTRRAIFLRVHVNFGQKKFAFDVKEYEAQERLKQQMTIEKISLPPNISYGLEGRKSVKE